The following are from one region of the Natronosporangium hydrolyticum genome:
- a CDS encoding S8 family serine peptidase, whose amino-acid sequence MLPLRHRRRGRLLVALLATGAATATTLLLAAAPVAASPVAPQLPAEPPTPLVGGEAEPESGLWLVRLAEPSLAAAAAADRPELAAAGELDVAAPASVSYLDHLTQRQETVQAEIETTLGRSVEVVHAYRNVVNALAIDVTAAEAAQLTSLTGVDAIEADQALTLETDVSHELIHSDAVWQGETGDGVGTRGEGVIVGVLDTGVNPHHPSFAAVDGDGYQHTNPYGEGVYAGVCDPAHPQHDEICNDKLIGAWAMTGTSARDDNNHGSHVGATIAGNRHEAQITVGDDTHPLTVAGVAPRANVISYKVCAGISCFASASIAAVDQAITDGVDVLNYSISGPDDPWGNTVDQAFLEAYAAGVFVAASAGNDGPGADTVAKTAPWNATVAATTHHRLVAHRLDVTAPTPVPAPLTGIAAVAGEGSPSEVIEGELRDVADLAGDRLACTALPADSLTGAVALVERGDCNFSVKVGHAATAGAVGVIVSNQYAGPPLTMGALENAAIPAVMIGLTEGELLREQLADADGEPVEVHVGTGSELLLDPDWADIVADFSSRGPSQFDLLAPTVAAPGRNILAAFAESGDDPDQYGFLQGTSMSSPQVAGAGALLAALHPQWSPAQIRSALAVTADRDGLLKEDGVTPADPFDVGSGRINLERAGRAGLTFDEHHDNFVAANPATGGDPRTLNLPAIVDQHCDQTCTFTREVTGVAGVSAGYAVESTAPAGVSITVEPAEFTLAPGASQRLEITVDVAGLVRGDWLFGAVDLTTDADHGADGPAVAGAHLPVALLPAAPELTVAPESLASLLDVAQTESHLVTVGNDGGAELTWQLGCDLPDWATVSPDQGTLAPFSEQQLEVVFDTSELPDGGEFTGELCLDSDDPHRPTASVALELTVVPVPVIDVNPAAVSALQPAGLATEHDLAISNVGHGVLEWTLADETAGASDERLDLLRDGVLLIPNSSAATRGVMAFDPHTGDLLDPEFVPHHAFDPSSTLYTPFHIIAKPDGSGFLMSDQVRWVVTEYDLEGNFRGVFAPDGGRNPEIMGNTRGMALSPHGTVLVTVAAQDNAHSVVEFDLDGNFLGTFIEPGLGGMQGPWGILIRDDDVLVSASNSSAVHSFSADGATANPIFADEFNWPGQLHELPDGNVLAASYGGGGDTAGVKEYTADGELVGVYTGGGNGHQGVHPLGNGNLLTTNSGGVHEIDRAGNLVATKHDQGQARFITHVQLPDAQPCLTPDEVPWLSVSAASGQTGAAQTTDLTVTLDSADLAPGTHEVQLCVVSNDPATPLVPVPVSVTVIEHSCDRVVDGEHHGPLAVRGGVTCLLPGTVVHGPVAVQPGAGLVAADATVAGQVTVSGAATVDLTGVEIRGPLSVTGVTGSVSLAGSEISGPVSVTNNRTGQIPTVVSGNQIGGPLRCAANQPAPTNLGVPNTVAGPTSGQCAAL is encoded by the coding sequence GTGCTTCCGCTGCGCCATCGCCGGCGAGGAAGGTTGCTGGTCGCGCTGCTCGCTACCGGCGCCGCCACCGCCACCACGCTGCTCCTCGCCGCCGCGCCGGTCGCGGCGTCACCGGTCGCTCCACAGCTGCCCGCCGAACCGCCGACCCCGCTGGTGGGCGGGGAGGCCGAGCCGGAGAGCGGTTTGTGGCTGGTGCGGCTGGCCGAACCCTCGCTCGCCGCCGCCGCAGCGGCCGATCGGCCCGAACTCGCGGCCGCCGGCGAACTGGACGTAGCCGCCCCGGCGAGCGTGTCCTATCTTGACCACCTGACCCAGCGGCAGGAGACGGTCCAGGCCGAGATCGAGACCACCCTTGGTCGATCGGTCGAGGTCGTCCACGCCTACCGCAATGTGGTCAACGCGCTCGCCATCGACGTTACCGCGGCCGAGGCGGCGCAGCTGACCTCGCTCACCGGGGTCGACGCGATCGAGGCCGATCAGGCTCTGACCCTGGAGACCGATGTCAGCCATGAGCTGATCCACTCCGACGCGGTCTGGCAGGGCGAGACCGGCGACGGGGTCGGCACCCGCGGCGAGGGGGTGATCGTGGGCGTGCTCGACACCGGCGTGAACCCGCACCACCCATCGTTCGCGGCGGTCGACGGCGACGGCTACCAGCACACCAACCCGTACGGTGAAGGTGTCTATGCCGGAGTGTGCGATCCGGCGCACCCGCAGCACGATGAGATCTGCAACGACAAGCTGATCGGCGCCTGGGCCATGACCGGCACCTCCGCCCGCGACGACAACAATCATGGCAGCCACGTCGGCGCCACCATCGCCGGCAACCGGCACGAGGCACAGATCACCGTCGGCGACGACACCCACCCACTCACCGTCGCCGGGGTGGCGCCGCGGGCCAACGTCATCTCCTACAAGGTCTGCGCCGGCATCAGCTGCTTCGCCAGCGCCTCGATCGCCGCGGTCGACCAGGCGATCACCGACGGCGTGGACGTGCTCAACTACTCCATCTCCGGGCCGGACGACCCGTGGGGCAACACCGTCGACCAGGCCTTCCTGGAGGCGTACGCCGCGGGTGTCTTCGTCGCCGCCTCCGCCGGCAACGACGGGCCGGGCGCCGACACGGTCGCCAAGACCGCGCCGTGGAACGCCACCGTCGCCGCCACCACCCACCACCGCCTGGTCGCCCACCGGCTCGACGTCACCGCGCCCACGCCGGTGCCGGCGCCGCTGACCGGGATCGCCGCAGTCGCCGGCGAAGGCTCGCCCAGCGAGGTCATCGAGGGCGAGCTCCGCGACGTCGCCGACCTGGCCGGCGACCGGTTGGCCTGCACCGCGTTGCCAGCGGACTCGCTGACCGGCGCGGTGGCGCTGGTCGAACGGGGGGACTGCAACTTCTCGGTGAAGGTTGGCCACGCCGCCACCGCCGGTGCGGTTGGGGTCATCGTCAGCAACCAGTACGCCGGTCCACCGCTGACCATGGGGGCGTTGGAGAACGCCGCCATCCCGGCGGTGATGATCGGGCTGACCGAGGGCGAACTGCTCCGGGAGCAGCTCGCGGACGCCGACGGGGAGCCGGTCGAGGTCCACGTCGGCACCGGCAGTGAACTGCTGCTCGACCCGGACTGGGCCGACATCGTCGCCGACTTCAGCAGCCGCGGGCCGAGCCAGTTCGACCTGCTCGCCCCGACCGTGGCGGCGCCGGGCCGCAACATCCTCGCCGCGTTCGCCGAGTCCGGCGACGACCCCGACCAGTACGGGTTCCTGCAGGGCACCTCGATGTCCTCGCCGCAGGTCGCCGGCGCCGGCGCGCTGCTGGCGGCGCTGCATCCGCAGTGGTCCCCGGCGCAGATCCGGTCGGCGCTGGCGGTCACCGCCGACCGGGACGGGCTGCTGAAGGAGGACGGGGTGACTCCGGCTGATCCGTTCGATGTCGGCTCCGGCCGGATCAACCTTGAACGGGCCGGCCGGGCCGGGCTGACCTTCGACGAGCACCACGACAACTTCGTTGCCGCGAACCCGGCCACCGGCGGCGATCCGCGTACCTTGAATCTGCCGGCGATCGTGGACCAACACTGTGACCAGACCTGCACCTTTACCCGGGAGGTGACCGGAGTGGCCGGGGTCAGCGCGGGCTACGCCGTCGAGAGCACCGCCCCGGCTGGAGTGTCGATCACGGTGGAGCCGGCGGAGTTCACGCTGGCTCCGGGCGCCAGCCAGCGGCTCGAGATCACCGTGGACGTTGCTGGCCTAGTCCGCGGCGACTGGCTGTTCGGGGCGGTCGACCTCACCACCGACGCCGACCACGGCGCCGATGGGCCGGCGGTGGCCGGCGCCCACCTGCCGGTGGCGCTGCTGCCGGCGGCACCCGAACTCACGGTGGCGCCGGAGTCGTTGGCGTCGCTGCTCGACGTGGCCCAGACCGAGTCGCATCTGGTCACCGTCGGCAACGATGGCGGCGCGGAGCTGACCTGGCAGCTGGGCTGCGACCTGCCCGACTGGGCCACGGTCAGCCCTGACCAGGGCACCCTGGCGCCGTTCAGCGAGCAGCAGCTCGAAGTGGTCTTCGACACCTCCGAACTGCCCGACGGCGGTGAGTTCACCGGCGAACTCTGCCTCGACAGCGACGACCCGCACCGGCCGACCGCGTCGGTGGCGCTGGAGTTGACCGTGGTGCCGGTGCCGGTGATCGACGTGAATCCGGCGGCCGTGAGCGCGCTGCAGCCGGCCGGGCTCGCGACCGAGCACGACCTGGCGATCAGCAACGTCGGCCACGGAGTGTTGGAGTGGACCCTCGCCGACGAGACCGCCGGTGCGTCCGACGAGCGGCTCGACCTGCTGCGCGACGGCGTACTGCTGATCCCGAACTCCAGCGCCGCCACCCGCGGCGTGATGGCGTTCGACCCGCACACCGGTGACCTGCTCGATCCGGAGTTCGTCCCGCACCATGCCTTCGATCCGAGCAGCACCCTCTATACGCCGTTCCACATCATCGCCAAACCGGACGGCAGCGGGTTCCTGATGTCTGACCAGGTGCGCTGGGTGGTGACCGAGTACGACCTGGAGGGCAACTTCCGCGGGGTCTTCGCCCCCGATGGTGGCCGTAACCCGGAGATCATGGGTAACACGCGGGGGATGGCGCTCTCGCCGCACGGCACCGTGCTGGTGACGGTGGCGGCGCAGGACAACGCCCACTCGGTGGTCGAGTTCGACCTCGACGGCAACTTCCTCGGCACCTTCATCGAGCCGGGTCTCGGCGGGATGCAGGGCCCGTGGGGGATCCTGATCCGCGACGACGACGTGTTGGTCTCGGCGAGCAACAGCAGCGCCGTCCACAGTTTCTCGGCCGACGGAGCCACCGCCAACCCGATCTTCGCCGACGAGTTCAACTGGCCTGGCCAGTTGCACGAGCTGCCCGACGGCAACGTGTTGGCCGCCAGCTATGGCGGCGGCGGCGACACCGCCGGGGTGAAGGAGTACACCGCCGACGGCGAGCTGGTGGGCGTCTACACCGGTGGCGGCAACGGCCATCAAGGCGTACACCCGTTAGGCAACGGCAACCTGCTGACCACGAACTCCGGTGGGGTGCACGAGATCGACCGGGCCGGAAACCTGGTGGCCACCAAGCACGACCAGGGCCAGGCCCGGTTCATCACCCACGTGCAGCTGCCGGACGCCCAACCGTGCCTCACCCCTGACGAGGTGCCGTGGCTGTCGGTGAGCGCGGCGTCGGGCCAGACCGGGGCGGCGCAGACCACCGACCTCACCGTCACCCTCGACAGCGCCGACCTCGCCCCAGGTACGCATGAGGTTCAGCTCTGTGTGGTCAGCAATGATCCGGCGACGCCGCTGGTGCCGGTGCCGGTCTCGGTGACCGTCATCGAGCACTCCTGTGACCGGGTGGTCGATGGTGAGCACCACGGCCCGTTGGCGGTTCGTGGTGGGGTCACCTGCCTGCTGCCGGGCACGGTGGTGCACGGCCCGGTGGCGGTGCAGCCGGGGGCCGGGCTGGTCGCGGCGGACGCGACGGTGGCCGGCCAGGTGACCGTCTCCGGCGCGGCGACGGTGGACCTGACCGGGGTGGAGATTCGCGGCCCGCTGTCGGTGACCGGGGTGACCGGGTCGGTGTCGCTGGCCGGTTCGGAGATCTCCGGCCCGGTGTCGGTGACCAACAACCGGACCGGGCAGATCCCGACCGTAGTCTCCGGCAACCAGATCGGTGGACCGTTGCGGTGCGCGGCTAACCAGCCGGCCCCGACCAACCTCGGCGTGCCGAACACGGTCGCCGGCCCCACCAGCGGACAGTGCGCCGCCTTGTAA